In the Candidatus Wallbacteria bacterium genome, one interval contains:
- the ruvA gene encoding Holliday junction branch migration protein RuvA — MLRYLKGIIARKDTGRLWLECGGFGLEIHFPNIALDSLGSVGEEAMIYTELILRARESDGELELFGFSDQESLRLFKCLLQVSKIGPKMAMNLLSQLDTRQIISAIAESDLATLSGVSGIGSKTAERIVVELKDKIQKEFAPQAMTSKTRATEAEDRDLNDALRALGYTQGEIRKGLTSLNREISGRPLEEKIRLMLGALSK; from the coding sequence ATGCTCAGGTACCTGAAAGGGATCATCGCTCGAAAAGACACAGGCCGTCTCTGGCTGGAATGTGGAGGATTCGGCCTGGAAATCCATTTTCCGAACATTGCCCTTGACTCACTCGGTTCAGTCGGAGAAGAAGCCATGATTTATACTGAGCTGATCCTGAGAGCCAGGGAATCGGACGGCGAACTGGAACTCTTCGGATTTTCTGACCAGGAATCGCTCAGGCTGTTCAAATGCCTGCTGCAGGTGAGCAAAATCGGCCCCAAGATGGCCATGAATCTGCTCTCACAGCTCGACACCAGGCAGATCATTTCAGCCATCGCCGAATCGGATCTGGCAACATTATCCGGGGTAAGCGGGATCGGATCCAAGACCGCCGAACGGATCGTGGTCGAACTCAAGGACAAGATCCAGAAGGAATTTGCTCCTCAAGCCATGACCTCTAAGACCAGGGCAACCGAAGCAGAAGACCGCGACCTGAATGATGCACTGCGGGCACTGGGATATACCCAGGGGGAAATCAGGAAGGGGTTGACTTCGCTGAATCGGGAAATCAGCGGCCGCCCGCTTGAGGAAAAAATTCGTCTGATGCTGGGGGCGCTAAGTAAATGA